A window of Nicotiana tabacum cultivar K326 chromosome 24, ASM71507v2, whole genome shotgun sequence contains these coding sequences:
- the LOC107785091 gene encoding bZIP transcription factor 44-like: MASSSGTSLGSGSYTFQNSGSEEDVRRLMDQRKRKRMISNRESARRSRMRKQKHLDDLMSQLAHHRKENNQILTTMNVTTQHYLNVEAENSILRAQVVELSNRFQSLTQIISFFIANNSGNTQIEYMADGFLMNDSWNYLYSNQPIITADILQY, from the coding sequence ATGGCTTCATCAAGTGGGACATCATTAGGTTCAGGTTCATATACATTTCAGAACTCAGGCTCAGAAGAAGATGTTCGACGGTTAATGGATCAGAGGAAAAGGAAGAGGATGATATCGAACCGCGAATCGGCTCGAAGATCAAGAATGAGGAAACAAAAACATTTGGATGATCTTATGTCCCAATTAGCCCATCATAGGAAAGAAAATAACCAAATCTTGACCACTATGAATGTCACAACCCAACATTACCTCAATGTTGAAGCTGAAAACTCAATCTTGAGAGCTCAAGTGGTTGAACTTAGCAATAGATTTCAGTCCTTAACACAAATCATCAGTTTCTTCATTGCCAACAACAGTGGCAATACTCAAATTGAGTATATGGCTGATGGTTTTCTTATGAATGATTCTTGGAATTATCTCTACTCTAATCAGCCAATTATCACTGCAGACATCTTGCAATATTAA